The following proteins are encoded in a genomic region of Triticum dicoccoides isolate Atlit2015 ecotype Zavitan chromosome 1B, WEW_v2.0, whole genome shotgun sequence:
- the LOC119348820 gene encoding protein pygopus-like — MDTGEQAGEESSANRRERLLALRSSAAAAAASSTSSSPSAAPPPPAWDLPEPDLAPTSSAPRPRSRFDFYTNPGAAFSSATAAVPQKRKNADPPGPNPAPAPPHGNYGNNYPPPHQHHMAQSPMEGAPGNSPWRSPMQFQTPMSGYRGTPPGPPPHWNSHSASPAQDPYPHQTNFGFRGPNVGRGGSPMNYGPGGSPMNYGPRGNPMNYGPGGSPMSYEPRGSPRSYVPRGSPHSSSGRGRGENYYHSPGSRGRGGRGGFQNHSGSQDQRNFYRKSMVDDPWQGLQPIVGSILPIDDANSWLPESLRKKETPNQGRGENYYHSPGSRGRGGRGGFQNHSGSQDQRNFYRKSMVDDPWQGLQPIVGNILKPIDGAKSWLPESLRKKETPNQGRTISNPTSGLSLAEYLASSFNEASDESNET; from the exons ATGGACACCGGCGAGCAAGCCGGCGAGGAGTCGTCGGCGAACCGCCGGGAGCGCCTCCTCGccctccgctcctccgccgccgccgctgccgcttcctccacctcctcctcgccatctgccgcgccgccgccgcccgcgtggGATCTCCCGGAGCCCGACCTGGCGCCCACCTCCTCGGCCCCGCGCCCGCGCTCGCGGTTCGACTTCTACACCAACCCCGGCGCGGCCttctcctccgccaccgccgccgtcccgcAGAAGCGCAAGAACGCCGACCCCCCGGGCCCCAATCCCGCCCCGGCCCCGCCTCACG GGAACTATGGTAACAATTATCCTCCTCCACACCAGCACCATATGGCCCAATCTCCGATGGAAGGTGCGCCAGGGAATAGTCCATGGAGAAGTCCTATGCAGTTCCAGACTCCTATGTCTGGATACCGAGGAACACCTCCTGGACCTCCACCTCACTGGAACTCACATTCTGCTTCTCCAGCTCAAGATCCGTATCCACATCAAACCAACTTTGGGTTCAGAGGCCCTAATGTTGGCCGAGGGGGCAGCCCGATGAATTATGGACCAGGAGGTAGCCCGATGAATTACGGACCAAGAGGTAACCCGATGAATTACGGACCAGGGGGTAGCCCGATGAGTTACGAACCAAGAGGAAGCCCGAGGAGTTATGTACCAAGAGGTAGCCCGCACTCGTCTTCCGGACGTGGCAGGGGCGAGAACTACTACCACAGCCCAGGTTCgagaggaagagggggaaggggtggCTTCCAGAACCATTCTGGATCGCAAGATCAGAGGAACTTCTACAGGAAGTCCATGGTGGATGATCCTTGGCAGGGCTTGCAACCTATCGTTGGCAGCATACTGCCCATCGATGACGCCAATTCCTGGCTTCCAGAGTCATTGCGCAAAAAGGAGACACCTAATCAAGGCAGGGGCGAGAACTACTACCACAGCCCAGGTTCgagaggaagagggggaaggggtggCTTCCAGAACCATTCTGGGTCGCAAGATCAGAGGAACTTCTACAGGAAGTCCATGGTTGATGATCCTTGGCAGGGCTTGCAGCCTATCGTTGGCAACATACTGAAACCCATCGATGGCGCCAAGTCCTGGCTTCCAGAGTCATTGCGCAAAAAGGAGACACCTAATCAAGGCCGAACAATTTCAAATCCAACATCAGGGTTGAGTCTGGCAGAATACCTCGCCTCGTCTTTCAACGAGGCTTCTGACGAGTCTAATGAGACGTGA